Proteins from a genomic interval of Schistocerca cancellata isolate TAMUIC-IGC-003103 chromosome 8, iqSchCanc2.1, whole genome shotgun sequence:
- the LOC126095684 gene encoding uncharacterized protein LOC126095684, with translation MASSVGRAAATRRAAPWSLAAAPAGSWLRQSGLLNRGTGAPVASGGAALAAQFTAPPTAGSGVLCSTTLLSAVRAVAHFSSLVLLSSVPLSAYKILGPFKSSTRCERELKKIIYEVSASWAAWVRRHVPLRCTEAVTCRLVGSDSRLGPGV, from the exons atggccagtagtgtaggtcgcgCGGCAGCCACTCGCCGAGCGGCGCCATGGTCGCTAGCGGCTGCACCAGCCGGCAGCTGGTTGCGCCAGTCTGGGCTGCTGAACCGGGGAACAGGCGCGCCCGTGGCCTCTGGCGGGGCAGCCTTGGCCGCGCAGTTCACGGCCCCACCTACGGCTGGTTCCGGCGTGCTGTGCTCCACTACTCTGCTGTCTGCTGTGCGCGCCGTGGCCCACTTCAGTTCACTCGTGCTCCTCAGCTCAGTACCACTCTCTGCGTACAAAATATTAGGGCCATTCAAAAGTTCTACTCGCTGTGAGagagaattgaagaaaataatttacgagg TTTCTGCGAGTTGGGCTGCGTGGGTGCGGCGCCACgtcccgcttcggtgcacagaagctgtgacgtgccgtctagtgggaagtgactcccggttgggccccggcgtttag